One genomic segment of Misgurnus anguillicaudatus chromosome 23, ASM2758022v2, whole genome shotgun sequence includes these proteins:
- the LOC141359235 gene encoding putative RNA-binding protein 15B, translating to MKRQAERDASPSRALSKRARERDREREPSAPLALLLAETRSYHKRSRSREREKSRAREERDSLHHRELGLLGRAPVRTAGKTPSADMAGTRLEYKTLLISNLGSQISDEHVEDGLFHEFKKFGDVSVKLSHTPELGRVAYVNFRHTENAREARHSKTRLVLYDRPLKVEPMYMRRRSCTPPDVSYASVHSAAYTYRQRSLSPGAGGSALTRDARARHYVEGIGLSRERVLDYYTALDERSRMYAYQLPEDDLKPEDDQRATRNLFIGNLDHNISEVELRQGFEKYGIIEEVVIKRPARGQGGAYAFLKFQNLDMAHRAKVAMQGRMINGNPIKIGYGKANPTTRLWVGGLGPNTSLATLAREFDRFGSIRTIDYVKGDNFAYIHYESLDAAQAACAQMRGFPLGGPNRRLRVDFAKEEETRAYPQQYQPPLPLPSHYDLLPDGYGRHRSLERELRARARSPSHPLFVERERDRLSDREWSPLKGLERSANPDAFGRARQRSRSRSRSRERWIKERELERRQGKSWEERRKRRSLSPVERSTEERGRSKIRGGAPCTPEDSPDRSRGRLPDSTSEPLNHTPDISRHSSDERAPLDESSHSRKDGEHERNHRKGESDPDSQTDKSKTDSKKPSTLSEYAQTLSRVWHGSLVLKNSCFPTNMHMLEGGANFFYTLMRDNHAGGAKITQLKIAQRLRLDQPKLDEVTRRIKLGSPDGYAVLLAVQGPVDREAPPPEPGLQQRLLRNLVTYLRNKQAAGVIGLPLGGPKDREMGGMLYAFPPCDFSQQYLQTALKTLGKLEEEHLVIVVVRDST from the coding sequence ATGAAGAGGCAGGCCGAACGCGACGCGAGTCCGTCCAGGGCGCTCTCCAAACGCGCCCGCGAGCGGGACAGAGAGCGCGAGCCCAGCGCGCCACTCGCGCTGCTGCTCGCCGAGACCCGAAGTTACCACAAGCGAAGCCGCAGCCGAGAGCGGGAAAAATCGCGGGCGCGCGAAGAGCGCGACAGCCTCCATCACCGTGAACTGGGTCTGCTGGGTCGAGCCCCGGTCCGAACCGCAGGTAAGACCCCATCCGCAGACATGGCGGGTACACGACTCGAATACAAGACACTATTGATCAGCAACCTCGGCTCGCAGATTTCTGACGAGCATGTCGAGGACGGACTGTTTCACGAGTTTAAAAAGTTTGGGGATGTTAGCGTCAAGCTTTCCCACACGCCGGAACTGGGCCGGGTCGCCTATGTCAACTTCCGGCACACGGAAAACGCGCGGGAAGCGCGGCACTCCAAAACAAGGTTGGTGCTTTACGATCGTCCGCTAAAAGTTGAACCCATGTACATGCGGCGTCGCAGTTGCACGCCTCCTGACGTCAGTTACGCGTCCGTGCACAGTGCTGCCTACACCTACAGACAGAGATCCCTTTCCCCAGGTGCTGGTGGCAGTGCACTTACAAGGGATGCGAGAGCCAGACATTACGTCGAAGGTATTGGACTCAGCCGGGAACGTGTTTTGGACTATTATACCGCCTTGGATGAGAGGAGTCGCATGTATGCTTATCAGTTACCTGAGGATGACTTGAAACCAGAGGATGATCAGAGAGCAACTAGGAATTTATTCATCGGCAATTTGGATCATAACATTTCTGAGGTGGAACTACGGCAGGGGTTCGAAAAATATGGGATTATCGAAGAGGTCGTCATCAAGCGTCCGGCCCGTGGACAGGGGGGCGCTTACGCTTTTCTCAAATTTCAGAATTTGGATATGGCTCATCGAGCCAAAGTGGCTATGCAGGGACGAATGATTAACGGAAACCCGATAAAAATCGGCTACGGGAAAGCCAATCCAACGACTCGCCTGTGGGTGGGTGGACTCGGCCCGAATACATCGCTGGCCACTTTAGCCCGTGAGTTCGACCGCTTTGGGAGTATTCGCACTATAGACTATGTAAAAGGAGATAATTTTGCGTACATTCATTATGAAAGCCTGGATGCTGCTCAGGCCGCTTGTGCGCAGATGCGTGGCTTCCCTCTGGGCGGTCCGAACCGCAGACTGCGTGTGGATTTTGCTAAAGAAGAGGAGACCAGGGCGTACCCTCAGCAGTACCAGCCTCCTCTTCCCCTCCCTTCACATTACGACCTTCTGCCTGATGGTTACGGACGTCACCGTAGCCTCGAAAGAGAACTGAGGGCGAGAGCTCGTTCACCCTCCCATCCTTTGTTCGTGGAGCGAGAAAGAGATCGCCTTTCGGACCGTGAATGGAGTCCGCTGAAAGGGCTGGAGCGCAGTGCGAACCCTGACGCGTTTGGGCGAGCGAGACAGCGCAGCCGCAGTCGTAGTCGCAGCAGGGAACGTTGGATAAAGGAACGAGAACTGGAACGCAGACAAGGAAAAAGCTGGGAGGAGCGGCGCAAACGGAGAAGCCTCAGCCCCGTCGAGCGGTCCACAGAGGAGCGTGGAAGGTCAAAAATTCGTGGAGGAGCCCCTTGCACCCCGGAAGACAGCCCAGATCGGAGCCGTGGTCGGCTACCGGACTCCACCTCCGAACCTCTCAATCACACTCCCGATATAAGCAGACACTCCAGCGACGAACGCGCCCCGCTAGATGAATCCTCGCATTCGAGGAAGGACGGCGAGCACGAACGCAACCACCGCAAAGGCGAGAGCGACCCCGACTCGCAGACGGACAAGTCAAAAACGGACTCCAAAAAGCCAAGCACGCTCTCCGAATACGCACAGACTCTGAGCCGTGTCTGGCACGGTTCTCTCGTCCTTAAAAACAGTTGCTTTCCCACAAACATGCATATGTTAGAAGGAGGcgcaaactttttttacaccCTCATGCGGGACAATCATGCAGGCGGCGCCAAGATCACCCAGCTCAAAATTGCTCAGCGGCTGAGGTTGGATCAGCCCAAACTGGACGAGGTGACGCGTCGCATCAAACTAGGCAGCCCGGACGGTTACGCCGTGCTCCTCGCCGTTCAAGGCCCCGTGGACCGCGAAGCCCCACCTCCAGAACCGGGCCTTCAGCAGCGCCTTCTCAGAAACCTGGTGACTTATCTCAGGAACAAGCAGGCGGCTGGGGTCATCGGTCTGCCCCTTGGTGGCCCCAAAGATAGGGAGATGGGGGGCATGTTGTATGCTTTTCCACCCTGTGACTTCTCGCAGCAGTATCTTCAGACTGCTTTGAAAACTCTTGGAAAACTTGAGGAAGAGCATCTGGTCATAGTGGTTGTTAGAGACTCAACTTAA
- the LOC141359236 gene encoding mesencephalic astrocyte-derived neurotrophic factor-like gives MMLYFSGLSVALALALVPSYIDALKDGECEVCVGFLDRFRQSLEDNNVKFDSDTIEKAILKACKEAKGKENRFCYYIGATSDAATKIINEVSKPMSYHVPVEKICEKLKKKDSQICELKYDKHVDLSTVDLKKLKVKDLKKILEEWGESCKGCVEKTDFIRKINELMPKYAPNAAKARTDL, from the exons ATGATGTTATATTTCAGTGGACTTTCTGTGGCGCTGGCCCTGGCGCTCGTGCCGAGCTATATTGATGCTTTGAAAGATGGTGAATGTGAAG tTTGTGTGGGATTTCTGGACCGGTTTCGTCAGTCATTAGAAGACAATAATGTTAAATTTGACAGCGACACCATTGAAAAAGCTATTCTGAAAGCTTGCAAAGAAGCCAAGGGGAAAGAAAACCGCTTT TGTTATTATATAGGTGCAACAAGTGATGCAGCTACAAAAATAATCAATGAAGTTTCCAAACCGATGAGTTATCATGTGCCTGTGGAAAAGATCTGCGAAAAACTGAAAAAGAAAGACAGTCAAATCTGTGAATTGAAATACG ATAAACATGTTGACTTGAGCACAGTCGACCTGAAAAAGCTGAAAGTGAAAGATCTAAAGAAAATTTTGGAGGAATGGGGCGAGTCCTGCAAAGGATGCGTGGAGAAAACCGACTTCATCCGCAAGATCAATGAACTCATGCCCAAATATGCACCAAACGCAGCCAAGGCAAGGACAGATCTGTAA